A genomic region of Rheinheimera sp. MMS21-TC3 contains the following coding sequences:
- the ampE gene encoding regulatory signaling modulator protein AmpE produces MTLISMLLALIIERLAVRSDAWQAHGYLKSYVRLSASSGLSKLASHRFGQYLWLALPGAVVGLVLCLLDSHLISFVVNTLVLLVSIGCWHFRQLYKQYLNAMERGDEEAGFLAMQQIRHDSGSREQSSYGQVLVWLNFQYYAAVVFWFLVAGVFGVITYALVRHLQQPIAEDDTEQAAAHASCVPVNSKAVARLGHWLNWFPARLFGLGFALVGHFSHASSTLLSYFLDFTADNELVITEVAAAAEPIPELVVNTLDESSHLLQLAKRNMLFLLALTAVLTLAGWLA; encoded by the coding sequence ATGACGTTAATCAGTATGCTGTTAGCGCTAATTATTGAGCGTTTAGCCGTACGCAGCGATGCTTGGCAGGCACATGGTTACTTAAAAAGCTATGTTCGCTTAAGTGCCAGCTCTGGCTTAAGCAAATTAGCGTCACATCGTTTTGGCCAGTATCTTTGGTTAGCCTTACCCGGCGCTGTGGTTGGCTTAGTATTGTGTTTACTAGATAGCCATTTAATTAGTTTTGTTGTTAATACCTTAGTGTTATTAGTTTCAATAGGGTGTTGGCATTTTAGACAACTGTATAAGCAGTATTTAAATGCAATGGAACGCGGCGATGAAGAGGCGGGCTTTTTGGCTATGCAGCAAATTCGGCATGACAGTGGCAGTCGTGAGCAAAGTAGTTATGGCCAAGTGTTAGTTTGGTTAAACTTTCAATATTATGCCGCTGTCGTCTTTTGGTTTTTAGTTGCTGGTGTCTTTGGGGTTATTACTTACGCCTTAGTACGCCACTTACAGCAACCTATAGCAGAAGATGATACAGAGCAAGCCGCAGCCCATGCCAGTTGTGTACCAGTTAACAGTAAGGCGGTAGCAAGATTAGGCCATTGGTTAAATTGGTTTCCAGCCCGGTTATTTGGTTTAGGTTTTGCTTTAGTTGGCCACTTTTCTCATGCCTCTTCAACTTTACTTAGCTACTTTTTAGACTTTACGGCCGACAACGAGTTGGTAATAACAGAAGTCGCTGCTGCTGCCGAGCCTATTCCTGAGTTAGTAGTAAATACGTTAGATGAAAGCAGTCATTTGTTGCAGCTAGCTAAGCGTAATATGTTGTTTTTATTGGCTTTAACGGCTGTTTTAACCTTAGCCGGTTGGTTAGCTTAA
- a CDS encoding amidohydrolase, whose amino-acid sequence MKLSSISLAVVAAAGLFTSVQAQPSVAISPTLEQKVIEWRRDLHQHPELSNREFRTAKVIANHLTALGLEVQTGIAHTGVVAVLTGSKPGPTIALRADMDALPVIEQTDVPFKSTVTAEYRGNEVGVMHACGHDMHVAMLMGAAEQLSAMKSELAGKIVFIFQPAEEGAPAGEEGGAELMLKQGLFKQHQPEAVFGIHVWSAGTVGHIGYREGPLMASADRFEITVKGQQTHGSRPWGGVDPIIAAGQIISNSQAIVSRQVDITKGPAVVSFGIVEGGVRNNIIPDQVYLEGTIRNFDMDNRAQIFKNLKTSAEMTAKATGAEAHVHIAEGYPVTVNDIKLTQKMLPTIKRVAGADKVHISELVTGAEDFSFFALEVPGLFVFLGVTPEGQDAATAPSNHSPFFYADEKALKTGTELYINWVLDYAKL is encoded by the coding sequence ATGAAATTATCGTCAATTAGCCTTGCTGTTGTTGCCGCCGCTGGCTTATTTACTAGCGTTCAAGCCCAGCCTAGTGTTGCCATCTCTCCTACCCTAGAACAAAAGGTAATTGAATGGCGCCGCGACTTGCACCAACACCCAGAATTAAGTAACCGCGAATTTCGCACTGCTAAAGTTATTGCAAACCATCTCACTGCTTTAGGTTTAGAAGTGCAAACAGGCATAGCTCATACCGGCGTAGTGGCTGTGTTAACCGGTAGCAAACCCGGCCCTACTATTGCCTTACGCGCCGATATGGATGCGCTACCTGTTATCGAACAAACCGATGTGCCTTTTAAATCTACGGTTACTGCCGAATATCGCGGTAACGAAGTCGGCGTTATGCATGCTTGTGGCCATGATATGCACGTTGCTATGTTAATGGGAGCGGCAGAGCAACTTAGCGCCATGAAAAGTGAACTAGCCGGTAAAATTGTCTTTATCTTTCAGCCTGCCGAAGAAGGTGCCCCTGCTGGCGAAGAAGGCGGCGCAGAGCTAATGCTCAAACAAGGCCTGTTTAAGCAGCATCAACCTGAAGCTGTATTTGGCATCCATGTTTGGTCGGCCGGTACTGTTGGCCATATTGGTTACCGTGAAGGGCCACTTATGGCCTCAGCCGATCGGTTTGAAATTACCGTTAAAGGCCAGCAAACTCATGGCTCGCGGCCTTGGGGTGGTGTTGATCCTATAATCGCTGCTGGCCAAATTATTAGTAATAGCCAAGCTATCGTCAGCCGCCAAGTAGACATCACTAAAGGGCCTGCTGTTGTCAGTTTTGGTATTGTCGAAGGCGGTGTGCGCAATAATATTATTCCCGATCAAGTTTACCTAGAAGGCACTATTCGTAACTTTGATATGGATAATAGAGCGCAAATATTTAAAAACCTAAAAACTAGCGCCGAAATGACAGCAAAAGCTACAGGTGCTGAAGCCCATGTCCATATAGCTGAAGGCTACCCTGTTACCGTAAACGATATAAAACTAACTCAAAAAATGCTGCCTACTATAAAGCGTGTAGCCGGTGCAGATAAAGTTCATATTAGTGAGCTAGTAACAGGCGCTGAAGACTTTTCATTCTTCGCACTAGAAGTACCCGGCTTATTTGTCTTTTTAGGTGTCACACCAGAAGGCCAAGATGCAGCAACAGCACCGAGTAATCACTCGCCGTTTTTCTATGCCGATGAAAAAGCACTAAAAACCGGCACTGAGCTTTATATCAATTGGGTGCTAGATTACGCCAAGCTATAA